One window of the Salvia splendens isolate huo1 chromosome 1, SspV2, whole genome shotgun sequence genome contains the following:
- the LOC121746484 gene encoding serine/threonine-protein kinase B-raf-like isoform X1: MKSSNAAESAASAATEELLKKIQELEVGQVRLQQEMSQLMTSPAAAAAQIVASDHRQKQRSHSISPQRVPRRRVEDGVVARASFRHLSPLHRESSRHWGPPPPSAVNFTDKQYLNILQSMGQSIHIMDQNNLLIYWNKRAEELYGYSSEEAIGSDALEIITDPQDHGAANEILRRGAMGENWTGLFSVKTKSGIRFSIIATNTPLYDDTGLFVGVICVSNETRPYEQAKAVMLAAQRGCWDNPSNFSRPGGITSGKLGLDPQQPLQVAIASKISNLATKVSNKVKSKMRPAESCSDYNAGIWVGNHPDQGFSDAAMFDHRDDGASSGASTPRGDPLGVFSRPEDSPSKQSRDSDDENERKPSISKILSSKAEAWMEKKGLALPWKEKERESTELHPKVSRFVWPWGQDDQQNGIEQQNSASSTFKQESPCIETNRTTNNEAAASWCSSVNVNSSSSGSSGGSTISSTVNKRDVDSDSLDYEILWEDLTIGEQVGQGSCGTVYHALWYGSDVAVKVFSRLEYFDDVISSFRQEVSLMKRLRHPNILLFMGAVMSPERLGIVTEFLPRGSLFRLLQKSAAKLEWRRHIHMALDIARGMNYLHRHNPPIVHRDLKSSNLLVDRNWTVKVGDFGLSRLKNETYLLTKTGKGTPQWMAPEVLRNEPADEKSDIYSFGVILWELITQKIPWENLNSMQVIGAVGFMNQRLDIPDNVDGEWASIIQSCWDSEPHSRPSFQELVDKLKEMQKRCAIQHQAERAGARDAAQK, translated from the exons ATGAAGAGCAGCAACGCAGCTGAATCAGCAGCTTCCGCGGCGACGGAGGAGCTGCTGAAGAAGATTCAGGAATTGGAAGTGGGACAGGTGCGCTTGCAGCAGGAGATGTCGCAGCTCATGACTtcaccggcggcggcggcggctcaGATTGTAGCCTCTGATCACCGTCAGAAGCAGAGATCGCACTCGATTTCGCCACAGAGAGTGCCACGGAGGAGAGTCGAGGATGGAGTAGTGGCCAGGGCGTCGTTTCGGCATTTATCTCCACTGCATAGAGAGAGCAGCCGTCACTGGGGGCCGCCGCCCCCTTCGGCTGTTAATTTTACGGATAAGCAGTATTTGAACATATTGCAGTCAATGGGGCAGTCCATCCATATAATGGATCAAAATAATCTTCTAATTTACTG GAATAAAAGGGCTGAAGAACTTTATGGATATTCTAGTGAGGAAGCTATTGGGAGTGATGCTCTCGAGATAATAACAGATCCTCAAGACCATGGGGCGGCTAATGAGATTTTGCGGCGTGGGGCGATGGGTGAGAACTGGACTGGGCTGTTTTCGGTTAAGACCAAGTCAGGAATAAGGTTTTCGATAATTGCAACTAATACCCCTTTATATGATGATACCGGTCTCTTTGTTGGAGTTATATGTGTCTCGAATGAAACTAGACCATATGAACAAGCAAAGGCTGTGATGTTGGCTGCTCAAAGGGGCTGCTGGGACAATCCTTCGAATTTTAGCAGGCCAGGAGGCATCACTTCTGGGAAACTCGGTCTTGATCCTCAGCAGCCTCTACAAGTAGCAATTGCTTCCAAGATTTCGAATTTG GCTACTAAGGTGAGCAACAAGGTTAAGTCAAAAATGAGGCCTGCAGAGAGCTGCTCAGATTACAATGCTGGCATCTGGGTAGGTAATCATCCTGATCAAGGCTTCTCGGATGCAGCTATGTTTGACCATCGGGACGATGGAGCTTCTAGTGGTGCTAGTACTCCAAGAGGAGATCCACTCGGAGTTTTCTCTCGCCCGGAAGACTCTCCTAGTAAACAATCGAGAGATTCTGATGATGAGAATGAGAGAAAACCTTCAATTTCTAAGATCCTTTCCTCAAAGGCGGAGGCGTGGATGGAAAAGAAGGGTTTGGCATTGCCATGGAAAGAAAAAGAACGTGAGAGCACAGAGCTGCATCCGAAGGTTTCCCGTTTTGTTTGGCCATGGGGACAGGATGACCAGCAGAATGGAATAGAGCAGCAAAACAGTGCATCGTCCACATTCAAGCAAGAAAGTCCTTGTATTGAAACCAATCGAACGACTAATAACGAGGCGGCAGCTTCCTGGTGCTCTTCTGTTAATGTTAACAGCTCAAGcagtggtagtagtggtggtagcaCAATCAGCAGTACTGTTAATAAACGTGATGTGGATAGCGATTCTTTGGATTATGAAATATTGTGGGAGGACTTGACTATAGGAGAGCAAGTTGGACAAG GTTCTTGCGGAACTGTTTACCATGCTCTGTGGTATGGATCA GATGTTGCTGTCAAGGTGTTCTCCAGGCTAGAATATTTTGATGACGTGATATCATCCTTCAGACAGGAG GTCTCACTTATGAAAAGACTTCGGCATCCAAATATCCTCCTATTCATGGGTGCAGTTATGTCTCCAGAACGCCTTGGAATTGTAACAGAGTTTCTTCCACG TGGCAGTCTGTTCCGGCTCTTGCAGAAGAGTGCAGCAAAATTAGAATGGAGAAGGCACATTCACATGGCTTTGGATATA GCACGAGGTATGAATTATCTTCATCGTCACAATCCTCCTATCGTCCACCGTGACTTGAAATCTTCAAATCTTCTTGTGGATAGGAACTGGACTGTTAAG GTCGGTGACTTTGGTCTGTCACGTCTAAAAAACGAGACTTACTTGTTGACAAAGACAGGAAAAGGAACG CCTCAGTGGATGGCTCCTGAAGTTCTTCGTAACGAACCTGCAGATGAAAA ATCTGACATATATAGCTTCGGTGTGATACTCTGGGAACTCATAACCCAAAAGATTCCATGGGAGAACCTCAATTCGATGCAG GTTATTGGAGCTGTGGGCTTCATGAACCAACGCTTGGATATACCAGACAACGTCGATGGAGAATGGGCTTCTATTATACAGAGCTGCTGGGACAG TGAACCACATTCGCGCCCTTCATTCCAAGAACTAGTCGACAAGCTAAAAGAGATGCAGAAACGATGTGCAATCCAACATCAAGCCGAGCGCGCTGGTGCCAGAGATGCCGCCCAGAAATAG
- the LOC121746484 gene encoding uncharacterized protein LOC121746484 isoform X2, which yields MKSSNAAESAASAATEELLKKIQELEVGQVRLQQEMSQLMTSPAAAAAQIVASDHRQKQRSHSISPQRVPRRRVEDGVVARASFRHLSPLHRESSRHWGPPPPSAVNFTDKQYLNILQSMGQSIHIMDQNNLLIYWNKRAEELYGYSSEEAIGSDALEIITDPQDHGAANEILRRGAMGENWTGLFSVKTKSGIRFSIIATNTPLYDDTGLFVGVICVSNETRPYEQAKAVMLAAQRGCWDNPSNFSRPGGITSGKLGLDPQQPLQVAIASKISNLATKVSNKVKSKMRPAESCSDYNAGIWVGNHPDQGFSDAAMFDHRDDGASSGASTPRGDPLGVFSRPEDSPSKQSRDSDDENERKPSISKILSSKAEAWMEKKGLALPWKEKERESTELHPKVSRFVWPWGQDDQQNGIEQQNSASSTFKQESPCIETNRTTNNEAAASWCSSVNVNSSSSGSSGGSTISSTVNKRDVDSDSLDYEILWEDLTIGEQVGQGSCGTVYHALWYGSDVAVKVFSRLEYFDDVISSFRQEVSLMKRLRHPNILLFMGAVMSPERLGIVTEFLPRGSLFRLLQKSAAKLEWRRHIHMALDIARGIKMTPTEYNRSVTLVCHV from the exons ATGAAGAGCAGCAACGCAGCTGAATCAGCAGCTTCCGCGGCGACGGAGGAGCTGCTGAAGAAGATTCAGGAATTGGAAGTGGGACAGGTGCGCTTGCAGCAGGAGATGTCGCAGCTCATGACTtcaccggcggcggcggcggctcaGATTGTAGCCTCTGATCACCGTCAGAAGCAGAGATCGCACTCGATTTCGCCACAGAGAGTGCCACGGAGGAGAGTCGAGGATGGAGTAGTGGCCAGGGCGTCGTTTCGGCATTTATCTCCACTGCATAGAGAGAGCAGCCGTCACTGGGGGCCGCCGCCCCCTTCGGCTGTTAATTTTACGGATAAGCAGTATTTGAACATATTGCAGTCAATGGGGCAGTCCATCCATATAATGGATCAAAATAATCTTCTAATTTACTG GAATAAAAGGGCTGAAGAACTTTATGGATATTCTAGTGAGGAAGCTATTGGGAGTGATGCTCTCGAGATAATAACAGATCCTCAAGACCATGGGGCGGCTAATGAGATTTTGCGGCGTGGGGCGATGGGTGAGAACTGGACTGGGCTGTTTTCGGTTAAGACCAAGTCAGGAATAAGGTTTTCGATAATTGCAACTAATACCCCTTTATATGATGATACCGGTCTCTTTGTTGGAGTTATATGTGTCTCGAATGAAACTAGACCATATGAACAAGCAAAGGCTGTGATGTTGGCTGCTCAAAGGGGCTGCTGGGACAATCCTTCGAATTTTAGCAGGCCAGGAGGCATCACTTCTGGGAAACTCGGTCTTGATCCTCAGCAGCCTCTACAAGTAGCAATTGCTTCCAAGATTTCGAATTTG GCTACTAAGGTGAGCAACAAGGTTAAGTCAAAAATGAGGCCTGCAGAGAGCTGCTCAGATTACAATGCTGGCATCTGGGTAGGTAATCATCCTGATCAAGGCTTCTCGGATGCAGCTATGTTTGACCATCGGGACGATGGAGCTTCTAGTGGTGCTAGTACTCCAAGAGGAGATCCACTCGGAGTTTTCTCTCGCCCGGAAGACTCTCCTAGTAAACAATCGAGAGATTCTGATGATGAGAATGAGAGAAAACCTTCAATTTCTAAGATCCTTTCCTCAAAGGCGGAGGCGTGGATGGAAAAGAAGGGTTTGGCATTGCCATGGAAAGAAAAAGAACGTGAGAGCACAGAGCTGCATCCGAAGGTTTCCCGTTTTGTTTGGCCATGGGGACAGGATGACCAGCAGAATGGAATAGAGCAGCAAAACAGTGCATCGTCCACATTCAAGCAAGAAAGTCCTTGTATTGAAACCAATCGAACGACTAATAACGAGGCGGCAGCTTCCTGGTGCTCTTCTGTTAATGTTAACAGCTCAAGcagtggtagtagtggtggtagcaCAATCAGCAGTACTGTTAATAAACGTGATGTGGATAGCGATTCTTTGGATTATGAAATATTGTGGGAGGACTTGACTATAGGAGAGCAAGTTGGACAAG GTTCTTGCGGAACTGTTTACCATGCTCTGTGGTATGGATCA GATGTTGCTGTCAAGGTGTTCTCCAGGCTAGAATATTTTGATGACGTGATATCATCCTTCAGACAGGAG GTCTCACTTATGAAAAGACTTCGGCATCCAAATATCCTCCTATTCATGGGTGCAGTTATGTCTCCAGAACGCCTTGGAATTGTAACAGAGTTTCTTCCACG TGGCAGTCTGTTCCGGCTCTTGCAGAAGAGTGCAGCAAAATTAGAATGGAGAAGGCACATTCACATGGCTTTGGATATA GCACGAG GAATTAAAATGACTCCAACCGAATATAACAGGTCGGTGACTTTGGTCTGTCACGTCTAA